In the genome of Candidatus Tectomicrobia bacterium, the window GCGGGACTACAACATGATCCAGGGCGTCATCCTGGTGTACTCGTTCATCGTGGTCGTCATCAACCTCGCGGTGGACCTGCTCTATACGGTCATCGATCCGCGCGTCTCGCTCGGGAAGGAGGGCC includes:
- a CDS encoding ABC transporter permease subunit gives rise to the protein RDYNMIQGVILVYSFIVVVINLAVDLLYTVIDPRVSLGKEGR